In Triticum aestivum cultivar Chinese Spring chromosome 5B, IWGSC CS RefSeq v2.1, whole genome shotgun sequence, the following proteins share a genomic window:
- the LOC123117116 gene encoding dehydrin Rab15-like has translation MEFQGQHDNPANRVDEYGNPFPLAGGVGGGHAAPGTGGQLQARRGEHKTGGILHRSGSSSSTSSSEDDGMGGRRKKGMKEKIKEKLPGGHKDNQQHMATGTGTGGAYGPGTGTGGAYGQQGHAGMAGAGTGTGEKKGIMDKIKEKLPGQH, from the exons ATGGAGTTCCAAGGGCAGCACGACAACCCCGCCAACCGCGTCGACGAGTACGGCAACCCGTTCCCGCTGGCCGGCGGCGTGGGGGGAGGACACGCCGCTCCTGGCACCGGCGGGCAGTTACAGGCCCGCAGGGGAGAGCACAAGACCGGTGGGATCCTGCATCGCTCCGGCAGCTCCAGCTCCACCTCG TCTTCCGAGGACGACGGCatgggcgggaggaggaagaagggcatgaaagagaagatcaaggagaagctCCCCGGCGGCCACAAGGACAACCAGCAGCACATGGCGACTGGTACAGGGACTGGAGGAGCCTACGGGCCGGGGACTGGAACTGGTGGAGCCTACGGGCAGCAAGGCCACGCAGGAATGGCCGGCGCCGGCACTGGCACCGGCGAGAAGAAGGGGATCATGGACAAGATTAAGGAGAAGCTGCCGGGACAGCACTGA